The Sphingosinicellaceae bacterium genome includes the window TGGTCCGACAGGCCGCGCCGGTCACCGCCGCCGCCGACCGAGCCGTGGGTGCCGGGGAACCACTTCTGCTGGTAAGGCGCGTCGGGAGCGGCGCTGGTGGTACCGCGCAGTTCGTTCATGGTGTCGAGATTGTCCCACAGCGACGGGGCGAACGCCTTGCGTCGCTCGTCGATGGCGACGGCATGGCGCGCGGCCGTCACCCGCGGGGTCAGGACGGTGTCGTGGAACTCGTACTTGCGGTTCCACCAGTGCGAAAGCGCGCCGAATGTCGACGGAATGCCGAGCGCGCCGACCGTATCCCAGACGCCGAGATAGCGGATGTTGAGGATCGGTGCCGAGCCGAGCGTGTAGGTCGGGTCGGTCTCGGCGCGCCACTGGTCTTCCTGCTGGCTGACGCAGATGTCCGGGGAGGCGTCGCAGCGGAACCGGTTCATCTTCAGCGAGTCCGGCGAGGTGTCCTTGCCGCGGCTGCGGTACAGGTCGATCGCCTTCGAGGTCAGCGCCGCGTCGCAACGCCGGACGATGCCGCAGTTCCGCAGCAGCCCCACGAACGAGCGCGCCGTGTACGCCCCGCGCGAGAAGCCGAAGACGAAGATGTCGTCGCCGGGGCAATAGTTGAAGATCAGGAAGCGGTAGGCATCCGCCAGGATCGGCTCGACTCCAACGCCGAGCAGCCCGCCGGTCCAACGCTCGCGCTTGGTCGTGCCGACACCCTGGTCGTACCAGATCAGCTGCGCCGTCCCCGCCTTGCCAGTCGGGATGATGCTCTCCGCGGTCAGCACGACGTTGGTCGGATTGTTGGCGTCGAGACGATTCCAGGTGCCGTCGAAGCAGAACACCAGCCGCTTCGTGGTCATGCGCACGGATCCTCGCCGGGAGGCGGGAAAGTGCGGGATTTGGCGAGTGCGGTCAACTTCGGGCAGCATCGACCCGACCTCTTGTGCCGGCTGGTCGTTTCGGTGCTATGCCGCTTCCCAGGGCGGGCGGGCAAACAGGAAGTATGGACATCACGAGCCAGCGGCTGGCGGAAAGCCGCGAGTGGTCCGCCATAGGGCTGGCCTACGCTCTGGTCGGTCTGGTGCTCGCAATCGACCTGGTGGTCTCCGTCTATCTCGGCCTGTCGATCGGGCACTGGTGGCTACCGATCCCGCTGAGCGGCAGCCTGCTGATCCTGTCGGCCGCGTATCGCCGGCGCAGCCCCGGTATTGCCCAGACCGCCGAACTCGGGGCGCTGTGGATCGCCTTTATCGCGACGAGCTGCATACTGAGCTACCTCAGCGCGACGCTCGCGTTTCCACTGAAGGACGCGCTGCTCGAGCGCATGGACCGCGCCATCGGGTTCGACTGGGAAGCGAACCGCGCCTTGGTGATCGGCTCGCCCGTCGCGCACCTGCTGTTGTTCGGTGCGTACGTCAGCCTGCTGCCGCAGATACTGCTGTCGATCGTCTACTTTCCGGCGCGTGGACAGGGGCAGCGAAGCGCCGAGTTCATCCTGCTCGCGATGCTGGCGCTGTTCCCGACCTGCGTCGTCTCCGCGTTGTGCCCGGCGGTCGGACCGCTCGCGGTCTTCCTGCCGAACCAGGCGGTCCATCTGCATGACCTGCTTGCGCTGCGGGCTAGCGGTCCGTGGCATTTCGACCTGCCGGCCATGGAAGGCATCGTCAGCATGCCGTCGTATCACGCCGCGCTCGCGGTCCTGTTCACCTATACGTTTCGGCGCAGCGGCGTCCTCGGCTGGCTCGTCGCCGGGTTGAACGTCCTGATGCTGCTGTCAGTGCCACCGATCGGCGGACACTATCTCGTCGATCTGGTCGGCGGCATCATCGTCGCGCTCGGCTGTATCCTCGTCGTGCGGCACGTGCTGCCCGGCGACGATACGACGCTCGGGACGAGGCCCCGGCTGGCACCCTGACCGCCGACCCGCTACATCCCGGCGATGGCGAAAAACCACCTCTACCTGGTCGACGGCTCCGGCTACATCTTCCGCGCTTACCACCGGTTGCCACCGCTGACCGATCCCGAGGGCACTCCCGTGGGCGCGGTGTACGGGTTCACGGCGATGCTGTGGAAGCTGATCGAGGAACTCAACAAGGCAGAGGCCCCGACCCACCTGCTGGTGGTCTTCGATGCCGGCAGCCACACCTTCCGCAACGACATGTACGACGGTTACAAGGCGCAGCGCCCGCCGCCGCCCGAGGATCTGGTGCCGCAGTTCCCGCTGATCCGCGACGCGGTGCGGGCGTTCTCGATCAAGTGCCTCGAGCAGGACGGCTACGAGGCCGACGACATCATCGCGTCATACTCGCTGGCGGCGCTGGCGGAGGGTTTCGACGTCACCATCGTGTCCTCCGACAAGGACCTGATGCAGCTGGTCCAGCCAGGGCTGGACATGTACGACACGATGAAGAACTGCCGAATCAACCGCGAGGACGTGGTCGCGAAGTTCGGCGTGCCGCCCGAGCAGGTCGGCGAGGTGCTGGCGCTGATGGGCGACTCGGTCGACAACGTCCCCGGCGTGCGCGGCGTCGGTCCCAAGGGCGCGGCCGAACTGATCCAGCAGTTCGGCACCGTCGACGTGCTCCTGTCGCGGCTCGACGAGATCAAGCGGCCCAAATTGCGCGAGATGCTCGAGACCGGTGCCGACAATGCCCGGCTGTCGCGCGAGTTGGTGCGGCTCAAGGACGACCTGCCGCTGATGGAGCCGCTCGAGGCGCTGACGCTGCAGGAGCCGCCGCACGGCCCGCTCGCGGCGTTCCTGGCCAAGCACGGCTTTCGCGCCCTGCTCTCGAAGCTCGGCCGCGAGACCGAGGCGGCGCACGCGATGCCCGCCAAGGACGTCCCCGACGTGCCGTTCGACCACTCGGCCTACGAGTGCGTGACGACACTCGACCGCCTCGACTGGTGGATCGAGCAGGCGACGACCCACGGCCTCGTTGCGGTGGACTCGGAGACCAACAACCTCGACCCGACGCGTGCCTGCCTGGTCGGGCTGAGCCTCGCGATCGCGCCGGGCGTCGCCTGCTATGTGCCGTTGGACCACAAGTCGAGCGACGGGCTGCTCGCGGAGCCGA containing:
- a CDS encoding DUF2235 domain-containing protein, which gives rise to MTTKRLVFCFDGTWNRLDANNPTNVVLTAESIIPTGKAGTAQLIWYDQGVGTTKRERWTGGLLGVGVEPILADAYRFLIFNYCPGDDIFVFGFSRGAYTARSFVGLLRNCGIVRRCDAALTSKAIDLYRSRGKDTSPDSLKMNRFRCDASPDICVSQQEDQWRAETDPTYTLGSAPILNIRYLGVWDTVGALGIPSTFGALSHWWNRKYEFHDTVLTPRVTAARHAVAIDERRKAFAPSLWDNLDTMNELRGTTSAAPDAPYQQKWFPGTHGSVGGGGDRRGLSDQALDWIWDGARAAGLELDTNLDSRIYSLAPSAREHLDNMRKKPTGALAWLMGFLPRWDRAPGPQTLHELSVSAKRRWHDAGDDLPERRLYRPPPLNDVGVALDRLKPEDLGITPETDGVATTGFTLHEVIRGETLASIALHYYGAATEYRRIYDANRNKLSDPSRIYCGQMLRVPDAPGSAVAPAVPAEVGGAEAGGDEGASA
- a CDS encoding phosphatase PAP2 family protein, with the translated sequence MDITSQRLAESREWSAIGLAYALVGLVLAIDLVVSVYLGLSIGHWWLPIPLSGSLLILSAAYRRRSPGIAQTAELGALWIAFIATSCILSYLSATLAFPLKDALLERMDRAIGFDWEANRALVIGSPVAHLLLFGAYVSLLPQILLSIVYFPARGQGQRSAEFILLAMLALFPTCVVSALCPAVGPLAVFLPNQAVHLHDLLALRASGPWHFDLPAMEGIVSMPSYHAALAVLFTYTFRRSGVLGWLVAGLNVLMLLSVPPIGGHYLVDLVGGIIVALGCILVVRHVLPGDDTTLGTRPRLAP